In Carya illinoinensis cultivar Pawnee chromosome 6, C.illinoinensisPawnee_v1, whole genome shotgun sequence, a single genomic region encodes these proteins:
- the LOC122312917 gene encoding probable WRKY transcription factor 53 — MENMGDWEQKNLINELTQGRELARQLQGHLNASSSSHETREFLVQKILSSYEKSLSMLRWSSSVGEPQPIAGAVRTSESPPSLVGSPRSEDSDRDIRDLDHTSDGSRKRKALPRWTQQVRVSPGMGLEGPLDDGFSWRKYGQKDILNAKYPRGYYRCTHRHVQGCLATKQVQRSDEDPTIFEITYRGRHTCSQASTIMAPQSSPEVVLQEPNNVMDLQQLNPQPQQQHDHHEPLSQELMLLNFQANLKVQTGNLDTHHAGQSFPSFIFPSSSTFEAADHHPTQQQAVFPASMIDNNFVGSYSPSFMSPETSGTNYFSASPGGMNTGFPAGQLHFQSSESELTEIISAATSATNSPTVGLDFPFGPKFDPNFSFDNHGFFS, encoded by the exons ATGGAGAACATGGGAGACTGGGAGCAAAAGAATCTTATAAATGAGCTGACACAAGGGAGGGAGCTAGCTAGACAGCTCCAAGGCCATCTCAATGCGTCATCTTCATCGCATGAGACCCGGGAATTCTTGGTGCAGAAGATCTTGTCTTCCTATGAAAAGTCACTCTCAATGCTCCGTTGGAGCAGCTCAGTGGGCGAACCACAGCCGATAGCAGGTGCAGTCCGAACTTCCGAATCCCCACCTTCTCTAGTTGGCAGTCCAAGGAGCGAAGATTCAGATCGGGACATCAGGGATCTGGATCACACATCAGATGGCTCCAGGAAGAG AAAGGCTTTACCAAGGTGGACACAACAAGTAAGAGTTAGCCCTGGGATGGGACTTGAAGGGCCTCTTGATGATGGCTTTAGTTGGAGGAAATATGGTCAGAAAGACATTCTTAATGCCAAATATCCAAG AGGTTACTATAGGTGCACACATCGACATGTCCAaggttgcttggctacaaaGCAAGTTCAACGATCCGATGAAGACCCGACCATCTTCGAAATCACATACCGAGGAAGGCATACCTGTAGTCAAGCCTCCACCATAATGGCTCCCCAGTCATCTCCTGAAGTAGTACTACAAGAACCAAACAACGTCATGGATCTTCAGCAGCTTAACCCTCAACCACAACAACAACATGATCATCATGAGCCACTGTCACAAGAGTTAATGCTCTTGAACTTCCAGGCAAACCTCAAAGTCCAAACCGGAAATCTAGACACCCACCACGCCGGGCAATCATTTCCCTCATTCATCTTCCCTTCTTCTTCAACTTTTGAGGCTGCAGATCATCATCCAACACAGCAACAAGCTGTGTTTCCAGCTTCTATGATAGACAACAATTTTGTGGGAAGCTATTCTCCTTCGTTCATGTCTCCTGAAACATCTGGAACAAACTATTTCTCGGCATCTCCGGGTGGAATGAATACTGGCTTTCCTGCAGGTCAACTTCATTTTCAAAGCTCCGAGTCTGAGCTAACTGAGATAATATCAGCTGCAACTTCAGCTACAAACTCACCAACGGTTGGTTTGGATTTTCCATTTGGTCCTAAATTCGACCCCAACTTCTCATTCGACAACCACGGATTCTTCTCCTAA
- the LOC122313026 gene encoding transcription factor SPEECHLESS-like isoform X2: MGDINFPDVFEEHEFGDTTLAEDDLFSIFEGLESVADFPLIDEALVGTKELGEKISTAPRLVSQKSTSSSALQDHSGTEIETSPKSKRQKLSETTSSSEETNPEGQHRISHITVERNRRKQMNDHLSVLRSLMPCFYVKRGDQASIIGGVIDYINELQQVLHSLEAKKQRKVYSTHLEVVLSPRLVSSPRPSPLSPRSKPPLSPRVLNLPISPRTPQPSSPYKPRKKLQQAAGAGYLSPTIPSALEPSPASSSTTSSINDNVNELVANSRSPIAEVEVKFTGPNVLLKTVSTRIPGQAMKIISALEDLSLEILHLRIIPVDETILINSFTIKQYRVILKKICIVT; encoded by the exons ATGGGTGATATCAATTTCCCTGATGTATTCGAAGAACACGAGTTTGGAGATACCACCTTGGCTGAAGATGATCTTTTCAGTATCTTCGAGGGCTTAGAAAGTGTGGCGGATTTCCCTCTGATTGATGAAGCTCTGGTTGGCACGAAAGAATTAGGAGAAAAGATCAGTACGGCGCCGAGATTGGTTTCTCAGAAGTCTACATCGTCCAGTGCGTTGCAAGATCACTCGGGGACCGAGATCGAAACATCGCCGAAGAGCAAGAGACAGAAGCTTTCAGAGACGACGAGTTCTTCCGAGGAAACAAACCCGGAAGGACAACATAGGATATCTCATATTACGGTGGAGCGAAACCGGAGGAAGCAAATGAACGACCATTTGTCAGTGTTGAGGTCACTTATGCCTTGTTTCTATGTCAAAAGA GGAGACCAAGCATCCATAATCGGAGGGGTGATCGATTACATCAACGAGTTGCAACAAGTTCTACACTCGCTTGAGGCTAAGAAGCAACGAAAGGTTTACAGTACTCATCTTGAAGTAGTCCTGAGCCCTAGGCTAGTTTCAAGTCCAAGACCCTCACCTCTTAGCCCTAGATCAAAGCCACCTCTGAGCCCTAGAGTACTGAATTTACCCATTAGCCCAAGAACACCACAGCCGAGTAGCCCTTACAAGCCAAGGAAGAAGTTGCAACAAGCTGCTGGTGCTGGTTATCTCTCTCCCACCATTCCTAGCGCTCTCGAACCATCCCCTGCATCTTCCTCTACTACTTCCTCTATTAATGATAATGTCAATGAGCTCGTTGCAAATTCCAGGTCTCCCATCGCTgaagtggaagtgaagtttacAGGTCCAAATGTTCTCTTGAAGACAGTATCTACTCGGATTCCCGGGCAAGCCATGAAAATAATCTCCGCTCTGGAAGACCTCTCCCTTGAAATTCTCCACTTACGAATCATCCCTGTTGACGAAACCATCCTAATTAACTCCTTCACCATTAAG CAGTACAgggtaatattaaaaaaaatatgcatagtAACTTGA
- the LOC122313026 gene encoding transcription factor SPEECHLESS-like isoform X1, translating into MGDINFPDVFEEHEFGDTTLAEDDLFSIFEGLESVADFPLIDEALVGTKELGEKISTAPRLVSQKSTSSSALQDHSGTEIETSPKSKRQKLSETTSSSEETNPEGQHRISHITVERNRRKQMNDHLSVLRSLMPCFYVKRGDQASIIGGVIDYINELQQVLHSLEAKKQRKVYSTHLEVVLSPRLVSSPRPSPLSPRSKPPLSPRVLNLPISPRTPQPSSPYKPRKKLQQAAGAGYLSPTIPSALEPSPASSSTTSSINDNVNELVANSRSPIAEVEVKFTGPNVLLKTVSTRIPGQAMKIISALEDLSLEILHLRIIPVDETILINSFTIKVGIECQLSAEELAQQIQQTFYQVL; encoded by the exons ATGGGTGATATCAATTTCCCTGATGTATTCGAAGAACACGAGTTTGGAGATACCACCTTGGCTGAAGATGATCTTTTCAGTATCTTCGAGGGCTTAGAAAGTGTGGCGGATTTCCCTCTGATTGATGAAGCTCTGGTTGGCACGAAAGAATTAGGAGAAAAGATCAGTACGGCGCCGAGATTGGTTTCTCAGAAGTCTACATCGTCCAGTGCGTTGCAAGATCACTCGGGGACCGAGATCGAAACATCGCCGAAGAGCAAGAGACAGAAGCTTTCAGAGACGACGAGTTCTTCCGAGGAAACAAACCCGGAAGGACAACATAGGATATCTCATATTACGGTGGAGCGAAACCGGAGGAAGCAAATGAACGACCATTTGTCAGTGTTGAGGTCACTTATGCCTTGTTTCTATGTCAAAAGA GGAGACCAAGCATCCATAATCGGAGGGGTGATCGATTACATCAACGAGTTGCAACAAGTTCTACACTCGCTTGAGGCTAAGAAGCAACGAAAGGTTTACAGTACTCATCTTGAAGTAGTCCTGAGCCCTAGGCTAGTTTCAAGTCCAAGACCCTCACCTCTTAGCCCTAGATCAAAGCCACCTCTGAGCCCTAGAGTACTGAATTTACCCATTAGCCCAAGAACACCACAGCCGAGTAGCCCTTACAAGCCAAGGAAGAAGTTGCAACAAGCTGCTGGTGCTGGTTATCTCTCTCCCACCATTCCTAGCGCTCTCGAACCATCCCCTGCATCTTCCTCTACTACTTCCTCTATTAATGATAATGTCAATGAGCTCGTTGCAAATTCCAGGTCTCCCATCGCTgaagtggaagtgaagtttacAGGTCCAAATGTTCTCTTGAAGACAGTATCTACTCGGATTCCCGGGCAAGCCATGAAAATAATCTCCGCTCTGGAAGACCTCTCCCTTGAAATTCTCCACTTACGAATCATCCCTGTTGACGAAACCATCCTAATTAACTCCTTCACCATTAAG GTTGGAATTGAATGTCAACTTAGCGCCGAGGAGCTCGCACAGCAAATTCAGCAAACATTCTACCAAGTGCTCTAA